The following proteins are encoded in a genomic region of Gemmatimonadetes bacterium SCN 70-22:
- a CDS encoding SAM-dependent methyltransferase: protein MAGRPWDASYQEGTPPWEIGQPQPAMVRLAARVRFAGPVLDAGCGTGEHALYVASLGLAVWGVDVAETALEVARKKAHDRGLQCTFALVDALHLERLGREFKTVLDCGLFHTFDGEERLRYAASLASVTAPEGTLHVLCFSDEGPDPGPHPISQEDLRTAFCPGKGWHVAEVEPERIKTRDPGNRGAPAWIATIQRVSTEDAAERVGG from the coding sequence CTGGCGGGACGCCCGTGGGACGCGTCGTATCAAGAGGGAACGCCGCCATGGGAGATTGGCCAGCCGCAGCCCGCAATGGTTCGTTTGGCAGCTCGGGTCCGATTCGCCGGCCCCGTCCTCGATGCTGGCTGCGGGACCGGTGAGCACGCGCTCTACGTGGCGTCGCTCGGACTCGCGGTGTGGGGCGTCGATGTGGCCGAGACCGCGCTGGAAGTCGCGCGGAAGAAAGCGCATGACCGTGGGCTGCAATGTACGTTCGCGCTGGTGGACGCGCTTCACTTGGAGCGATTGGGGCGCGAGTTCAAGACGGTGCTGGACTGCGGACTCTTTCACACCTTCGACGGCGAGGAGCGACTGCGGTACGCTGCGAGTCTCGCCTCGGTGACGGCGCCTGAGGGAACCCTCCATGTGCTGTGCTTCAGTGACGAGGGTCCCGATCCAGGCCCGCACCCCATCAGTCAGGAAGATCTGAGAACGGCGTTCTGTCCCGGCAAGGGATGGCATGTGGCCGAGGTCGAGCCGGAGCGAATCAAGACGCGGGATCCTGGCAACCGCGGCGCGCCGGCTTGGATCGCGACGATCCAGCGAGTCTCGACCGAGGATGCTGCAGAACGGGTTGGCGGATGA
- a CDS encoding deaminase — MPKTFVNIGLSLDGYMAPKGMSLEHWSTPDHENWGAKWGALMAWILSQQYFRETLKFGTGGETGPVNDMVRHTMERTGANIMGKRMFEQGEISWPEEAPFHTPVFVLTHEKREPWVRPGGTTFYFVNDGPARALELAREAAGGRDIRISGGADVIQQYLNMGVVEELEIALAPVLFGGGRRLFENLREPGPQFRIDRVLDGPAATHVRYVRQ, encoded by the coding sequence ATGCCCAAGACCTTCGTCAACATCGGCCTCAGCCTCGATGGCTACATGGCACCGAAAGGCATGTCCCTCGAGCACTGGAGTACTCCTGACCACGAGAACTGGGGCGCCAAGTGGGGGGCGCTCATGGCCTGGATCCTCAGCCAACAGTACTTCCGCGAGACGCTCAAGTTCGGGACCGGGGGAGAGACGGGTCCGGTCAATGACATGGTGCGTCACACGATGGAGCGCACCGGCGCCAACATCATGGGCAAGCGAATGTTCGAGCAGGGCGAGATCTCGTGGCCCGAGGAAGCCCCGTTTCACACCCCGGTCTTCGTCCTCACCCACGAGAAGCGCGAACCCTGGGTCCGGCCGGGGGGGACGACGTTCTACTTCGTCAACGACGGCCCGGCGCGCGCCCTGGAGCTGGCCAGGGAGGCGGCGGGCGGTCGCGACATCCGCATCTCGGGCGGTGCGGACGTGATCCAGCAGTACTTGAACATGGGTGTCGTCGAGGAGCTGGAAATCGCCCTGGCACCGGTCTTGTTCGGCGGCGGGCGGCGGCTCTTCGAGAATCTCCGCGAGCCCGGGCCGCAGTTTCGCATCGACCGAGTGCTGGATGGACCAGCCGCGACGCACGTGCGCTATGTGCGCCAGTGA
- a CDS encoding cupin, translating into MRDDQTAPETRGVTVQPLATVDLGPEIDGMAGRQLRMRLVTIEPGSVFGPVHDHKDRPGIVYILQGTITDHRDGIATDYGPGVGWPEDRNTLHWLENRGTVPAVEISVDIVRQP; encoded by the coding sequence ATGCGCGATGATCAGACGGCCCCCGAGACCAGAGGCGTCACCGTGCAGCCGCTCGCCACCGTCGACCTCGGCCCCGAGATCGACGGCATGGCGGGTCGCCAGCTGCGAATGCGCCTGGTGACCATAGAACCGGGAAGCGTCTTCGGCCCGGTCCACGACCACAAGGACAGGCCGGGGATCGTCTACATCCTGCAGGGGACGATCACCGACCATCGCGACGGGATCGCCACGGACTACGGCCCCGGCGTGGGTTGGCCGGAGGACCGGAACACCCTACACTGGTTGGAGAACAGGGGGACTGTGCCGGCGGTGGAGATCTCGGTCGACATCGTCAGGCAACCGTAG
- a CDS encoding AmmeMemoRadiSam system radical SAM enzyme, translating into MSYELSAPPSVLDATPAVPTTHWHTLDDGRVQCDICPRACKLHEQQRGMCFVRARLGGEIRLTSHGRSSGFCIDPIEKKPLSHFLPGTPVLSFGTAGCMLACKFCQNWDITKSRDVDTLADAATPERIAAVAVELGCRSVAFTYNDPVVFHEYAIDVAQACRDRGVRTVAVTAGYQNAAPRAEFYRHMDAANVDLKAFTESFYHDVCAGHLRPVLDTLVYLTHETNVWLEITNLVIPGLNDADAEIDAMTRWIAEELGPDVPLHFTAFHPDWKMMDRRPTPSATLARARQIAMDNGVRYAYTGNVHNPEGETTRCHECGAVLVERDGYTIGEWHLAPGGRCANCGARCAGVFEDLPGSWGAHRRPVRMSVTA; encoded by the coding sequence ATGTCGTACGAGTTGAGCGCCCCACCCAGCGTCCTCGACGCCACCCCCGCCGTCCCCACGACGCACTGGCACACGCTCGACGACGGCCGCGTCCAGTGCGACATCTGTCCCCGTGCCTGCAAGCTGCACGAGCAACAGCGCGGCATGTGCTTCGTCCGCGCCCGACTCGGCGGCGAGATCAGGCTCACCAGCCATGGCCGCTCGAGCGGCTTCTGCATCGATCCCATCGAGAAGAAGCCGCTCTCCCACTTCCTCCCGGGGACCCCGGTGCTCTCGTTCGGCACCGCCGGCTGCATGCTGGCCTGCAAGTTCTGCCAGAACTGGGACATCACCAAGTCGCGCGATGTCGACACGCTGGCCGATGCCGCCACGCCGGAGCGGATCGCGGCGGTGGCGGTCGAGCTGGGGTGCCGGAGCGTGGCCTTCACCTACAACGACCCGGTCGTCTTTCACGAGTACGCCATCGACGTCGCGCAGGCGTGCCGGGACCGTGGCGTGCGCACGGTGGCGGTGACGGCGGGGTACCAGAATGCGGCGCCGCGCGCCGAGTTCTACCGCCACATGGACGCCGCCAACGTGGACCTCAAGGCGTTCACGGAGTCGTTCTATCACGACGTCTGCGCGGGGCACCTGCGGCCGGTGCTCGATACGCTCGTCTACCTCACGCACGAGACGAACGTCTGGCTCGAGATCACGAACCTGGTGATCCCGGGGCTGAACGACGCGGACGCCGAGATCGATGCCATGACGCGGTGGATCGCCGAGGAGTTGGGCCCGGACGTGCCGCTGCACTTCACGGCCTTCCACCCGGACTGGAAGATGATGGACCGTCGGCCGACGCCGTCGGCCACGCTCGCGCGCGCCCGGCAGATCGCCATGGACAACGGGGTGCGCTACGCCTACACGGGGAACGTGCACAACCCCGAGGGCGAGACGACGCGTTGCCACGAGTGCGGCGCGGTGCTCGTCGAGCGCGACGGCTACACGATCGGGGAGTGGCACCTGGCGCCTGGCGGCCGCTGCGCGAACTGCGGCGCGCGATGCGCGGGGGTCTTCGAGGACCTCCCCGGAAGCTGGGGAGCGCATCGCCGCCCGGTGCGGATGAGCGTCACGGCGTGA
- a CDS encoding 1,4-dihydroxy-6-naphthoate synthase has translation MRTLTFGYSPCPNDTFAFHALSHGVLELPFRIEPVLLDIEELNRRAHAGAFDLTKLSVGAFAGVGDRYRMLRSGAALGHGVGPLVVARTPAALAEAVRGRIAIPGRETTAVRLLRLAAPALGEVVEMRYDGILRAVAEGEVDAGLIIHESRFTYAEHGLVKVADLGEWWEGETGLPVPLAGICARSDLDAATATTVERAIRDSVQYAFDHPEASRAYVRAHSQELSDEVCDAHIRLYVNRLSLDVGDEGVRAIARLVAAGN, from the coding sequence GTGCGTACGCTGACCTTCGGCTACTCGCCGTGCCCCAACGACACCTTCGCCTTTCACGCGCTGTCGCACGGCGTCCTGGAGCTCCCCTTCCGCATCGAGCCCGTCCTCCTCGACATCGAGGAGCTGAACCGGCGCGCCCACGCCGGGGCGTTCGACCTCACCAAGCTGAGCGTGGGTGCCTTTGCCGGGGTCGGCGATCGCTATCGCATGCTGCGCAGCGGGGCCGCCCTGGGGCATGGCGTGGGGCCGCTGGTGGTGGCGCGCACGCCGGCGGCGCTCGCCGAGGCGGTGCGCGGGCGCATCGCGATCCCCGGGCGCGAAACGACGGCCGTCCGGCTCTTGCGCCTGGCGGCCCCCGCGCTGGGTGAGGTGGTCGAGATGCGATACGACGGGATCCTGCGCGCGGTGGCGGAGGGGGAGGTGGACGCCGGGCTCATCATCCACGAAAGCCGGTTCACCTACGCCGAGCATGGCCTGGTGAAGGTCGCGGACCTTGGCGAGTGGTGGGAAGGCGAGACGGGGCTCCCGGTGCCGCTGGCCGGCATCTGTGCCCGCTCCGACCTCGACGCCGCGACCGCGACGACAGTGGAGCGGGCGATCCGCGACTCGGTGCAGTACGCCTTCGACCACCCCGAGGCAAGCCGCGCCTACGTGCGTGCCCACTCGCAGGAGCTCTCGGACGAGGTGTGCGACGCGCACATCAGGCTCTACGTGAATCGCCTGAGCCTCGACGTGGGCGACGAAGGGGTGCGGGCGATCGCGCGATTGGTGGCAGCAGGCAACTAG